The DNA region GGCGCCCGGCCTCCGGCCTCGGCCGCACACGGCGTCACACCGCGCCGCTCCCCGTCACACCACCGCTCCCCTGCCCGCACGGCGCCGCAGCGGACCGCTCCCTCGCCCCACCCGGCCTCCCCCGCCGAACCCCGGCGCACACCTGGCCGGACGGGCGGTCGGTCCGGGCGGTCAGCCAGGCCGGCCCGTCGACACAGGCCGACCCGTCCGCACCGGCCGGACCGTCAGCACGGGTGGACTGTCAGTACGGGTGGACTGTCAGTACGGGTGGACCGTCAGTACGGGTGGACCGTCAGTACGGGTGGACCCCGACCGGGGCCGCCGGCGGCGGTCCGTATCCCTCGGCGACGCGCTGGTGGTACGTCTCCCGGTCGATGACCTCCAGACCGACGATCTCCCACGGAGGCAGACCCGCACTGGACCGGTGCTCACCCCACAGCCGCAGCGCCACCGCCGCGGCGTCGTGGAGGTCGCGAGCCTCCTCCCAGTAGCGGATCTCCGCATGGTCGTTGGCATACCGGCTGGTCAGCAGGAATGGATGATCATGCGCCAACTGCTCAAGTCCCCGTCTGACCTCCTGGAGCGGGATCTCACCGCCGGAGACGCTGAGGGTGATGTGCCACAGCTTGGACCGGATCCGTTGCTCCTCCGCCACCACCGGTTCCCGTTGCAGGGTCTGGTCGGCGGGCGGGCCGGCGAAGTCGCCTCCCGCTCCGACGCTGGTCAGGGCACGGCTGCCCGTTCCGCGGGGCGGCGCCCCCGGGCGCGCTCGTCTCACCGGCGGCCTCCTGTGAATGTCTCGCTGTGCTGACCCCTTGTGTCCCCCTGACAAAGTTGACCAGTCCCAGGCCCGGCTTGGGGCGGTTTTCGTGAAGGTCTCCGCCCGAAGGCTGGACTTTCAGCCGTTTCAGGGGGCCGGGCGGGACGTGAGGACGACAAGGTCGTCCCTGTGTACGACCTCACGCTCGTACGCGGGGCCGAGTTCACGCGCCAGGTCACGGGTGGAACGGCCGAGCAGCTGAGGGATCTCCTTGGCGTCGAAGTTGACGAGCCCCCGGGCGACCGCCCGGCCCGCGAGGTCCCGCAGCTCCACCGGATCGCCCGCCGAGAACTCGCCCTCCACCCCGCAGATCCCGGCGGGCAGCAGCGAGGTGCGCCGCTCGACGACCGCCTGCACGGCACCGTCGTCCAGGGTGAGCGCGCCCTGTGGGGTCGACGCGTGGGCCAGCCAGAGCAGCCGGTCGGCCGAGCGCCGCCCGGTGGGGTGGAAGTAAGTACCCGTGTCACGGCCGGCCAGGGCGTCGGCGGCGCGGCTGGCGGAGGTCAGGACGACCGGGACTCCGGCGGCGGTGGCGATCCGGGCCGCCTCCACCTTGGTGACCATGCCACCGGTGCCGACACCGGCCTTTCCGGCGCTGCCGATGGTGACGCCGCGGAGGTCCCGCTCCCCGTTCACCTCGGCGAGGCGGGAGGTGCCGGGGGTGCTCGGGTCGCCGTCGTACAGGCCGTCGACGTCCGAGAGCAGGACGAGGAGATCGGCGTGGACGAGGTGGGCGACGAGGGCGGCGAGCCGGTCGTTGTCACCGAAGCGGATCTCGTCGGTGGCCACCGTGTCGTTCTCGTTGACGACCGGGAACGCGCCCATCTCCAGGAGCTGGTCGAGGGTGCTGTAGGCGTTGCGGTAATGGGCCCGTCTGCTGGTGTCGTCGGAGGTGAGGAGCACCTGCCCGACCCGTACGCCGTAGCGCGCGAAGGACGCCGTGTAGCGGGCGACCAGCAGTCCCTGCCCGACGCTGGCGGCCGCCTGCTGACGGGCCAGGTCCTTGGGCC from Streptomyces sp. NBC_01754 includes:
- the proB gene encoding glutamate 5-kinase yields the protein MTGARRIVVKIGSSSLTTAAGGLDADRVDALVDVLAKVRGGGEREIVLVSSGAIAAGLAPLGLVRRPKDLARQQAAASVGQGLLVARYTASFARYGVRVGQVLLTSDDTSRRAHYRNAYSTLDQLLEMGAFPVVNENDTVATDEIRFGDNDRLAALVAHLVHADLLVLLSDVDGLYDGDPSTPGTSRLAEVNGERDLRGVTIGSAGKAGVGTGGMVTKVEAARIATAAGVPVVLTSASRAADALAGRDTGTYFHPTGRRSADRLLWLAHASTPQGALTLDDGAVQAVVERRTSLLPAGICGVEGEFSAGDPVELRDLAGRAVARGLVNFDAKEIPQLLGRSTRDLARELGPAYEREVVHRDDLVVLTSRPAP